The window CCCGTTGGGCGCTGGGCACCCCGGGGGGCGGATGTTGCACAGCCTGTGCGACCTCGCGTTCGCGGCGGTCAGCGCCGTGGCCCTCACCCGTCGGCGCCTGGTGCGCGGCGCGCTCCTCGGCGCCCTGGCCGTGCTCCTCGCCGCCACGTCAGGTGTTGCGGGATCTCTGGGCATGCGCCTCGGCGTCGGCGCGAACGCGGAGCACGAGGGGATCGCGCTCGTGGCGTTCGCCTTCAACGCGCTGGTCACGGCGCTCGTGGCGCGGCGCGTCTTCGGCCCGGGGCGCGTGTCGGCGCACCGCGTGCAGGGCGCCGTGCTCGTCTACCTCAACGTGGCCGCGCTCTTCGCGATCGCCTACGGGGTGTTGGACGCGCACGCGCCGGGCGCCATCGCTGCGGCGGCCGGCGGCGCGGACACCCCGGGGCCGGGGGTGCGGGTCGCCATGCAGACGTACTTCAGCCTCGCGACGATCACCACCACCGGCTACGGCGACCTGGTGCCGGTGCACCCGCTCGCGCGCAGCCTGGCCAACCTCGAGGCGACCTTCGGGCAGCTCTTCCCCGCGACGCTCCTCGCGCGGCTCGTCGCGCTCCACCTGGCCACCGGCGAGCGTCCGGCGCGCACCCGGGCCGCGGACGAGTGTTAGGCCGGTCCCCGGACGCGCGGGTCAGAACCCCCGGCCGAGCGAGACGCGCAGCTGCCGCGGCTCGACCGGGTGGGCGTGCACGTCGTCGACGCCGCCCGCGGGCTCGCCCGCGAGGCGCGACGTGTAGTAGTATTGGATGTCGTCGGCGCGGGCGTTGGCGAGGTTGAGCACGCTCAGCTGCACGCGCGTCCCGCGCGCGAGCTGGTAGCCGACGTCGCCGTTGAGCAGCGTCGCCGCGCGCGCCCGCACGCTGTTGTCTTCGACCAGCGCGTACGCCCCGAAGTGCCGCACCCGGAGCGCGCCGAACGCGCCGGGGCCGCCCGCGTTCCAGGTGGCCCCGCCCGCGACCACGTGCTCCAGCGCGCCGGGGACGTGCGTGACCGTCGCGTCGGCGTTGTGGAAGCGCGCCCGCGCGAACGACACGTCCGCGTCGAGCGCGAGGGCGCGCACCGGCCGGTAGAAGTTCGCGAACGTCACGCCCACGCGGCGGCTGGCCGACGACGGCTCGGTGGTGCCCGCGTCGCCCGTGAACAAGAGTTCGCTGTCCAGGTTCAGCGCCCACAGCGACACCGTCGAGCGGAGACCGCCCGCGGTCGTCGCCCGCACGCCGGCCTCCACCCCCCGCGAGCGCACGAGCGGGTCCACGCGCGACACGGAGTCGCCGCTGGAGGGGTCGACCCGGATCACCGTGCCGCGCGCGTCGTTGCTGTGGAAGCCGAACCCTCCGCTCACGTACAGCTCCGCCACGCGCGAGGGGGTGAAGATGAGCGACGCCTTCGGGCTCGCGATCGCAGCCGTCCGCGCGCCCGAGTTGGCGGCCAGATCACTTCGCACGTCAAAGGTGTACGCGTCCGCGCGCACGCCGAGCACGGTCCGGAACCACGGCGCCCAGCGCGACTCGGCCTCGGCGTAGGCGCCGCTCCCCGTCTCGCAGACGCGGTCGTCGCGAATCGTGCCGACGATCCGCTGTGCCACCGTGCGGTACAGCCCGAGCCCGTCGATCAGGTCGGCGCGCGTCTGCACGCCGAGCGTGAGGCGGTGCGGGACGCCGAACGCGTCGAGGACGCGCACGTCGCTCGCGTTCGCGCCGAGGACCGTGCGGCGCTCGGTCTGCGAGAACTGGTCGCCGTGGACCGGGTCGTCGAGGAAGTACGTGAAGTCGGAGAAGAGCGTGAGCGCGGAGCGGACGCCGTACACCTGCACCGTCTGCACCGACGCGCGGCCGACGTGCCGCCACTCGCCCGAGAGGCTGTAGCGCTCGGTCCGCCCGCCGTCCGTCGAGTCGATCTGCCCATACGGGGAGATCGCAGCGTCGGCGACGGCGCGCTCCGGCACCTGGTCGTTCGAGTTCCAGCGGTTGTGGTACGCCATCCCCGTCACGGAGAATTGCGACGCGGCCGTGCCCCACGTGTACCGCGCGACCCCGCTCAGCTTGCGGATGCGCTCCGCGCGCACCCACGGGCCGTCG is drawn from Gemmatimonadetes bacterium T265 and contains these coding sequences:
- the nicT gene encoding TonB-dependent receptor, which translates into the protein MQVLGRVDDLIGTASSASEGRVGAADLRARPITREGELLETVPGLIVTQHSGEGKANQYFVRGFNLDHGTDFQTRVDGVPVNMPTHAHGQGYTDLNFLIPELVDHLDYELGVSHAAVGDFGSAGAAEFHLRRSLDQPFATAASGANGLARLAAGASSALGGGTLLLGGEAKTYDGPWVRAERIRKLSGVARYTWGTAASQFSVTGMAYHNRWNSNDQVPERAVADAAISPYGQIDSTDGGRTERYSLSGEWRHVGRASVQTVQVYGVRSALTLFSDFTYFLDDPVHGDQFSQTERRTVLGANASDVRVLDAFGVPHRLTLGVQTRADLIDGLGLYRTVAQRIVGTIRDDRVCETGSGAYAEAESRWAPWFRTVLGVRADAYTFDVRSDLAANSGARTAAIASPKASLIFTPSRVAELYVSGGFGFHSNDARGTVIRVDPSSGDSVSRVDPLVRSRGVEAGVRATTAGGLRSTVSLWALNLDSELLFTGDAGTTEPSSASRRVGVTFANFYRPVRALALDADVSFARARFHNADATVTHVPGALEHVVAGGATWNAGGPGAFGALRVRHFGAYALVEDNSVRARAATLLNGDVGYQLARGTRVQLSVLNLANARADDIQYYYTSRLAGEPAGGVDDVHAHPVEPRQLRVSLGRGF